One window of the Pseudomonas sp. S04 genome contains the following:
- a CDS encoding FecR family protein, translating to MSQTPLTPADDDAVTDAAAHWCMRLHAQDCSAAERQAFVQWRDAHPLHALEYEAMLEIWEVSDHLPRPGHLAVAPSPVVRPGWQRLAMAAAVCALALPLAAFSGWQLGWLPDSYERFEAQGALRQVTLSDGSQVELNLGTVLTYSNYKDQRRVTLKQGEAFFRVSHDASHPFVVKAADGQIRVTGTQFNVWKYQDQVRVTLLEGSVLVTSNDAQRGDGFRLGPGMQARYKGGDYQPQINQTYANDTSLSWRDGRLVLDNLTLNEALPLINRYLQEPVLLADTDTGMIRIGGVYNISQLHSLVPSLPKVLPVYLTHNADGRTVLNSRPK from the coding sequence ATGAGCCAAACCCCACTCACTCCAGCAGACGACGACGCCGTCACTGACGCCGCAGCGCATTGGTGCATGCGCTTGCATGCCCAGGACTGCAGCGCAGCCGAGCGCCAGGCATTTGTGCAATGGCGCGACGCCCATCCCCTGCATGCGTTGGAGTATGAAGCGATGCTGGAGATCTGGGAGGTCAGTGACCATCTGCCCCGCCCGGGACACTTGGCCGTCGCTCCCAGCCCTGTGGTCCGCCCGGGCTGGCAGCGGCTGGCAATGGCGGCGGCGGTCTGTGCCCTGGCCTTGCCGCTGGCCGCATTCAGTGGCTGGCAGCTGGGTTGGTTGCCGGACTCCTACGAGCGCTTCGAGGCCCAAGGTGCACTGCGCCAGGTGACGTTGAGCGACGGCAGCCAGGTTGAACTGAACCTGGGCACGGTGCTGACCTACAGCAATTACAAGGACCAGCGCCGGGTCACCCTGAAACAGGGCGAAGCCTTCTTTCGAGTCAGCCATGACGCCAGCCACCCGTTCGTGGTCAAGGCGGCTGACGGCCAGATTCGCGTCACTGGCACCCAGTTCAACGTCTGGAAATACCAGGACCAGGTCCGGGTGACCTTGCTCGAAGGCTCGGTCCTGGTGACCAGCAACGATGCCCAGCGCGGCGATGGCTTTCGCCTGGGTCCTGGCATGCAGGCGCGCTACAAGGGCGGCGACTACCAACCGCAGATCAATCAGACCTACGCCAACGACACGTCCCTCAGTTGGCGCGATGGCCGCCTGGTGCTCGACAACCTGACGCTCAACGAAGCCCTGCCGCTGATCAATCGTTACCTGCAGGAGCCGGTGCTGCTGGCCGACACTGACACCGGGATGATCCGCATCGGCGGGGTCTACAACATCAGCCAGCTACACAGCCTGGTGCCTTCGCTGCCCAAGGTGTTGCCGGTGTACCTGACGCACAACGCCGACGGCCGGACCGTGCTCAACTCCCGGCCGAAGTAA
- a CDS encoding fe2+ zn2+ uptake regulation protein: MYNSQLPTDGKPAPKGVSLGQDVTVFGKPVERHGNDRIRQLLKSFGLRTSLIRLKVIDALLSAAENDHPLGVRGVHSHLLELDIPLSFLSVREVLKRLCSEGVIVLNPDKSYSLHPQAAAVLQRLD, translated from the coding sequence ATGTACAACTCGCAATTGCCAACGGATGGTAAACCCGCGCCGAAAGGTGTTTCCCTGGGTCAGGATGTCACTGTGTTCGGCAAACCGGTCGAGCGCCACGGTAACGACCGGATCCGCCAACTGCTCAAGAGCTTTGGCCTGCGCACCAGCCTGATACGCTTGAAAGTGATCGATGCACTGCTCAGCGCCGCGGAAAACGACCACCCGCTGGGCGTGCGTGGGGTGCACAGCCACTTGCTGGAACTGGACATCCCGCTGTCTTTTCTCAGCGTGCGTGAAGTCTTGAAGCGCCTGTGCAGCGAAGGCGTGATCGTGCTCAACCCGGATAAAAGCTACAGCCTGCATCCACAGGCTGCTGCCGTGCTCCAGCGCCTCGACTGA
- a CDS encoding copper resistance system multicopper oxidase, producing MPSTPSRRSLLKSLAAGTVLAGTGLWRPTSWAVTADTASSTLTGSRFDLWIGESPVNFSGSPRTAMTINGGIPGPLLRWREGDTVTLRVHNRLKQDTSIHWHGIILPANMDGVPGLSFHGIAPDGLYEYQFTLKQNGTYWYHSHSGLQEQAGVYGPLVIDARDPEPFAYDRDYVVMLSDWSDQAPEHLMRTLKKQSDYYNRHQRTVGDFITDVSRDGWAATVADRTMWAQMNMSPTDLADVSGETYHYLLNGQTPQTNWTALFQPGEKLRLRLINGSAMSYFDFRIPGLQMTVVAADGQYVQPVTVDELRIAVAETYDVIVQPTGARAYTLFAQSMDRSGYARGTLATSQGLSAEVPQPDPRPLISMADMGMDHGSMAGMDHSQMAGMDHSNMPGMAAPLQSHPASETANPLVDMQTMRPSAKLADPGIGLRDNGRRVLTYADLKSTFADPDGREPSRTLELHLTGHMERFAWSFDGIKFSDAQPLRLTYGERLRITLVNDTMMTHPIHLHGLWSDLEDEHGRFQVRKHTIDMPPGTRRSYRVTADALGRWAYHCHLLLHMEMGMFREVRVDEPGSPT from the coding sequence ATGCCTTCAACACCCTCGCGACGCTCTTTGCTCAAAAGCCTGGCCGCCGGTACTGTCCTGGCGGGCACCGGCCTGTGGCGCCCCACCAGTTGGGCCGTGACCGCAGACACAGCCTCCTCGACCCTGACCGGTAGCCGCTTCGACCTGTGGATCGGCGAATCGCCAGTCAACTTCAGTGGCAGCCCACGCACCGCCATGACCATCAACGGCGGTATTCCCGGCCCCTTACTGCGCTGGCGTGAGGGCGACACGGTGACCTTGCGCGTGCACAACCGACTCAAGCAGGACACCTCGATCCACTGGCACGGGATTATCCTGCCGGCCAACATGGACGGCGTGCCCGGCCTGAGCTTCCACGGCATCGCCCCCGATGGCCTGTACGAATACCAATTCACCCTGAAGCAGAACGGCACCTACTGGTACCACAGCCATTCCGGCCTGCAGGAACAGGCCGGCGTCTATGGCCCGCTGGTGATCGACGCCCGCGACCCCGAACCCTTCGCCTACGACCGGGACTACGTGGTGATGCTCAGCGACTGGAGCGACCAGGCCCCGGAACACCTGATGCGTACCCTGAAAAAGCAGTCCGACTACTACAACCGGCACCAGCGCACGGTCGGCGACTTCATAACCGACGTCAGCCGCGACGGCTGGGCGGCGACAGTGGCGGACCGCACCATGTGGGCCCAAATGAACATGAGCCCCACCGACCTTGCAGACGTCAGCGGCGAAACCTACCACTACTTGCTGAACGGCCAGACGCCACAAACCAACTGGACCGCCCTGTTTCAGCCGGGGGAAAAGCTGCGCCTGCGACTGATCAACGGCTCGGCCATGAGTTACTTCGACTTTCGCATTCCCGGCCTGCAGATGACCGTGGTCGCGGCCGATGGCCAGTACGTGCAGCCGGTCACCGTCGACGAGTTGCGCATCGCCGTTGCCGAGACCTACGACGTCATCGTCCAGCCCACCGGCGCCCGCGCCTACACCCTGTTCGCCCAGTCGATGGACCGCAGTGGTTATGCCCGCGGCACGCTCGCCACCAGCCAGGGGCTCAGCGCCGAGGTCCCGCAGCCTGACCCGCGGCCGTTAATCAGCATGGCCGACATGGGCATGGACCACGGCAGCATGGCGGGCATGGACCATAGCCAGATGGCCGGCATGGATCACAGCAACATGCCCGGCATGGCCGCCCCGCTGCAAAGCCATCCGGCTTCGGAAACCGCCAATCCGCTGGTGGACATGCAGACCATGCGCCCCAGCGCCAAGCTCGCCGACCCGGGCATCGGCCTGCGCGACAATGGCCGCCGAGTGTTGACCTACGCCGACCTCAAGAGCACCTTCGCCGACCCCGACGGGCGAGAGCCCTCGCGCACGCTCGAGTTGCACCTGACCGGGCACATGGAGCGCTTCGCCTGGTCATTCGACGGCATCAAGTTCAGCGACGCCCAACCCCTGCGCCTGACCTACGGCGAGCGCCTGCGCATCACCCTGGTCAACGACACGATGATGACCCACCCGATTCACCTGCACGGCCTGTGGAGTGATCTTGAGGACGAGCACGGGCGCTTCCAGGTGCGCAAGCACACCATCGACATGCCGCCCGGCACCCGCCGCAGTTATCGGGTAACCGCCGATGCCCTGGGCCGCTGGGCCTATCACTGCCACCTGCTGCTGCACATGGAGATGGGCATGTTCCGCGAAGTGCGCGTCGATGAACCGGGGAGCCCGACATGA
- a CDS encoding copper resistance protein B: MNIRLLLAALCGVYLSPTQSAESIDHAAMGHGAMPAMDHSQMPTLQSRTPIPVPSDADRRAAFPAVNGHRVHDKALNGFWLIDQLEYQDADDGSALAWDMSGWVGGDIDRLWLRTEGERNNGHTEKAEVQALWGHAIGPWWDLVAGLRQDFQPGSPQTWAAFGVQGLALYNFETQATLFVGEKGQNALRLEGEYDILLSNRLILQPSAELNLYSRNDPERRIGAGLANTEAGVRLRYEIVPEFAPYIGVTWSSTYGNTADYTGEDDEQRNQTRFVAGVRLWF, translated from the coding sequence ATGAACATTCGCCTGCTGCTGGCCGCACTGTGCGGCGTTTACCTGAGCCCGACCCAGTCGGCCGAAAGCATCGACCACGCGGCCATGGGCCACGGCGCGATGCCTGCCATGGACCACAGCCAGATGCCCACGCTGCAGAGCCGCACGCCGATTCCCGTGCCCAGCGACGCGGACCGCCGGGCAGCCTTCCCGGCGGTCAATGGGCATAGGGTTCACGACAAGGCGCTCAATGGCTTCTGGCTGATCGACCAACTGGAGTACCAGGATGCCGACGACGGCAGCGCCCTGGCCTGGGACATGAGTGGTTGGGTGGGCGGCGATATCGACCGGCTGTGGCTGCGCACCGAAGGTGAACGCAACAATGGCCACACCGAAAAAGCCGAAGTGCAGGCGTTGTGGGGACATGCCATCGGACCCTGGTGGGACCTGGTCGCCGGCCTGCGCCAGGACTTCCAGCCAGGCTCGCCGCAGACCTGGGCCGCGTTCGGGGTGCAAGGCCTGGCCCTGTATAACTTTGAAACACAAGCCACGCTCTTCGTCGGCGAAAAGGGGCAAAATGCCCTCCGCCTGGAAGGCGAGTACGACATTCTGCTGAGCAACCGGCTGATCCTGCAGCCCAGCGCCGAGCTCAACCTGTACAGCCGCAACGACCCCGAACGGCGGATCGGCGCGGGGTTGGCCAACACCGAAGCCGGTGTGCGCCTGCGATATGAAATCGTCCCCGAATTTGCCCCGTACATTGGCGTGACCTGGAGCAGCACCTACGGCAACACCGCCGACTACACTGGCGAGGATGACGAACAGCGCAACCAAACGCGCTTCGTCGCCGGCGTGCGGCTCTGGTTCTGA
- a CDS encoding DUF411 domain-containing protein, translated as MHTTALRLAALGALFISTQALAAELIPIDVHRDANCGCCKAWISHLQDNGFKVTDHVEPNMSEVKQRLGVAPRLASCHTALINGKFVEGHVPAEQVLALAKRDDLLGMAVPGMVTGSPGMEMGDTVDPYQVIGVSRDGSQTVIADYPAK; from the coding sequence ATGCACACCACAGCACTTCGCCTGGCCGCCCTGGGCGCCCTGTTCATCAGCACCCAGGCCCTGGCGGCCGAACTGATCCCGATCGACGTCCATCGCGACGCCAACTGCGGTTGCTGCAAAGCCTGGATCAGCCACCTGCAGGACAACGGCTTCAAAGTCACCGACCACGTCGAACCCAACATGAGCGAAGTCAAGCAACGCCTGGGGGTGGCGCCGCGCCTGGCGTCCTGCCATACCGCGCTGATCAACGGCAAGTTTGTCGAAGGCCACGTCCCGGCCGAACAGGTGCTGGCCCTGGCCAAGCGTGACGACTTGCTGGGCATGGCCGTACCGGGCATGGTCACCGGTTCGCCTGGCATGGAAATGGGCGATACCGTCGACCCGTACCAGGTAATCGGCGTGTCCAGGGATGGCAGTCAAACGGTGATCGCCGACTACCCGGCCAAGTAG
- a CDS encoding YqaA family protein, which translates to MLLAYLGLFAAAFGAATLLPLQSEAVLVGLLLNGQYWLWLLLAVATLGNVLGSLVNWWLGRGIERFKDRRWFPVSPTNLERARRHYQRYGHWSLLLSWLPVIGDPLTLVAGVMREPLGRFLLIVTLAKGARYGVLALATLGWQG; encoded by the coding sequence GTGCTGCTGGCGTACCTCGGGCTGTTTGCGGCGGCATTCGGTGCCGCCACACTACTGCCCTTGCAGTCCGAGGCAGTGCTGGTGGGATTGCTGCTCAATGGCCAGTACTGGTTGTGGCTGCTACTGGCCGTCGCGACCCTGGGCAATGTCCTCGGGTCGCTGGTCAACTGGTGGCTGGGCCGCGGCATTGAGCGCTTCAAGGATCGCCGCTGGTTCCCCGTCAGCCCAACCAACCTGGAAAGGGCCCGCCGGCATTATCAGCGTTACGGCCACTGGTCGTTGCTGCTCAGCTGGTTGCCGGTGATCGGCGATCCATTGACCCTGGTGGCCGGCGTAATGCGCGAGCCGCTTGGGCGTTTCCTGCTGATCGTCACCCTGGCCAAAGGCGCCCGGTACGGCGTGCTAGCCCTGGCCACGCTCGGCTGGCAGGGCTGA
- the glgA gene encoding glycogen synthase GlgA gives MNSASLEIQGDRTQQAIGEATSMAILAPGAKTVLPTPRQNPNKKKVLFVTSEIADLVKTGGLGDVSAALPRAMAHLHDVRVLIPGYPQVMHSDNPIHIIGELGGHAALPPCKIGRMDMPDGLVIYVLICPELYEREGSPYGANNGRDWPDNHIRFARLGLAAADIAANLAQIHWCPDLVHAHDWPAGLAPAYMHWRGQRTPTLFTIHNLAYQGVVSLASCPELGIPEHALQQEGMEFYGKLSFLKAGMAYSSHITTVSATYAQEITTPAFGCGLDGFLASKTQQGLLSGIPNGIDESWDAATDPHLSCPFTIGDWDGKAANAAQVRELFGLQDSEGPLFAVVSRLVYQKGLDLTEGVAEYIVKSGGQIAIIGRGEPEEEQAMRNLALRFPGQIGVRIGFNETDARRMFAGSDFLLMPSRYEPCGLSQMYAQRFGSLPVARNTGGLADTIENGVTGFLFDESTVPSYEEALSRAFKVFAFPALLNAMRCRAMAAPFNWCKAVEPYAELYEQLVAKALGKSVKL, from the coding sequence ATGAACAGTGCCTCTTTAGAAATCCAGGGAGATCGTACTCAGCAGGCCATCGGCGAGGCGACATCGATGGCGATCCTGGCCCCCGGTGCAAAGACGGTACTGCCCACTCCACGTCAGAATCCGAACAAAAAGAAAGTCCTGTTCGTGACGTCGGAAATCGCTGACCTGGTGAAGACCGGCGGCTTGGGTGACGTCTCTGCCGCACTGCCTCGGGCCATGGCCCACCTGCACGACGTCCGGGTGCTGATCCCGGGTTACCCGCAAGTCATGCACAGCGATAACCCGATCCACATCATTGGCGAACTCGGCGGCCACGCGGCCCTGCCACCGTGCAAGATCGGACGCATGGACATGCCCGACGGGCTGGTGATCTACGTCTTGATCTGCCCCGAACTGTACGAGCGCGAAGGTTCGCCCTACGGTGCCAACAATGGCCGTGACTGGCCCGACAACCATATCCGATTTGCCCGCCTGGGCCTGGCTGCCGCCGACATCGCCGCCAACCTGGCGCAAATCCACTGGTGCCCGGACCTGGTGCACGCCCATGACTGGCCCGCCGGCCTGGCCCCGGCCTACATGCACTGGCGTGGGCAGCGCACCCCGACCCTGTTTACCATCCACAACCTGGCCTACCAGGGCGTGGTCAGCCTGGCTTCGTGCCCGGAGCTGGGAATTCCCGAACACGCCCTGCAGCAAGAAGGCATGGAGTTCTACGGCAAACTGTCCTTTCTCAAGGCCGGTATGGCCTATTCCAGCCACATCACCACGGTCAGCGCGACCTACGCCCAGGAAATCACCACCCCGGCGTTTGGCTGCGGCCTCGATGGTTTTCTGGCCAGCAAGACCCAACAGGGCCTGCTCAGTGGCATCCCCAACGGCATCGATGAAAGCTGGGACGCGGCCACCGACCCGCACCTGTCCTGCCCCTTCACCATCGGTGACTGGGACGGCAAGGCCGCCAATGCCGCCCAGGTCCGCGAGTTGTTCGGCCTGCAGGACAGCGAGGGCCCGCTGTTTGCCGTGGTCTCGCGCCTGGTCTACCAGAAAGGCCTGGACCTGACCGAAGGGGTGGCCGAGTACATCGTCAAATCCGGCGGGCAGATCGCAATCATCGGCCGTGGTGAACCGGAGGAAGAACAAGCCATGCGCAACCTGGCCCTGCGCTTCCCAGGGCAGATCGGCGTGCGCATCGGCTTCAATGAAACCGATGCTCGGCGCATGTTCGCCGGCAGTGACTTCCTGCTGATGCCCTCGCGCTACGAGCCCTGCGGCCTGAGCCAGATGTACGCCCAGCGTTTTGGCTCCTTGCCGGTCGCGCGTAATACCGGGGGCCTGGCCGACACCATCGAAAATGGCGTCACCGGTTTTCTGTTCGACGAGTCCACCGTGCCCAGCTACGAAGAGGCGCTGAGCCGGGCCTTCAAGGTCTTTGCCTTCCCTGCCCTGCTCAATGCCATGCGCTGCCGGGCCATGGCCGCACCCTTCAATTGGTGCAAGGCCGTCGAACCCTACGCTGAACTCTACGAACAACTGGTGGCCAAGGCGCTGGGGAAATCGGTCAAGTTATAA
- the treZ gene encoding malto-oligosyltrehalose trehalohydrolase, with amino-acid sequence MPLRTMETWPHGAVMLDAQHTRFALWAPDAFYVSVELDEGPSLPMLPQANGWFVLKTPCPAGTRYRFNIDGEHDVPDPASRAQETGPESASIVVDPLAYRWQHSSWQGRPWHEAVIYELHVGLLGGFAAVQQQLPRLVDLGITAIELMPLAQFPGERNWGYDGVLPYAPQSSYGSPEALKQLIDCAHGLGLAVIIDVVYNHFGPDGNYLHHYAKSFFREDRHTPWGAAIDFRRREVRDFFIDNALMWLLEYRFDGLRLDAVHAIDDPDFLQDLANRVHQQIDPARHVWLTVENEHNQASLLEQRFDAQWNDDGHNALHVLLTGETDAYYADFAHNPTEQLARCLSQGFVYQGHTNRHGQTRGEPSGHLPPSAFVLFLQNHDQIGNRAFGERLHQLCPPQALHAATVLLLLSPMIPLLFMGDEVAADQPFLFFTSHHGDLAQLVREGRRNEFACFKAFADPHSRERIPDPNAPQTFEDSRPNLTPGNYGIRHSTQALYRQLLLIRHREIIPRLPGAHALGVSVLGEGAISARWQLGDGSMLHIELNLSANAVAHIPQAQAQLLFEYPPQACTRLQQGTLAPYCALVSLTAAASMLPPAGERQ; translated from the coding sequence ATGCCGTTACGGACTATGGAAACCTGGCCCCACGGCGCTGTCATGCTGGATGCGCAACACACCCGGTTTGCGCTGTGGGCACCCGATGCATTTTATGTGAGTGTCGAGTTGGACGAGGGGCCGTCGCTGCCCATGCTGCCCCAGGCCAATGGCTGGTTTGTCCTCAAGACCCCCTGCCCGGCCGGAACCCGCTACCGCTTTAACATCGATGGTGAACACGACGTTCCCGACCCCGCCTCCCGCGCCCAGGAGACGGGGCCGGAGTCGGCCAGCATCGTGGTCGACCCGCTCGCCTACCGCTGGCAACACTCGTCCTGGCAGGGCCGGCCCTGGCACGAGGCGGTGATCTACGAGCTACACGTCGGCCTGCTCGGCGGGTTCGCCGCAGTCCAGCAGCAGTTGCCGCGCCTGGTGGACCTGGGCATCACGGCAATCGAGTTGATGCCTCTGGCGCAGTTTCCCGGCGAGCGCAACTGGGGTTATGACGGCGTGCTGCCCTACGCCCCGCAATCGTCCTATGGCTCGCCCGAAGCGCTCAAGCAACTGATCGACTGCGCCCACGGCCTGGGCCTGGCGGTGATCATAGACGTGGTCTACAACCATTTCGGGCCAGACGGCAATTACCTGCACCATTACGCCAAGAGCTTCTTTCGCGAAGACCGGCACACGCCGTGGGGCGCCGCCATTGATTTCCGGCGCCGCGAAGTGCGTGATTTCTTTATCGACAACGCCTTGATGTGGTTACTCGAGTACCGCTTCGATGGCCTACGCCTGGACGCCGTGCACGCCATCGACGACCCGGACTTTCTCCAGGATCTGGCAAACCGGGTCCATCAGCAGATCGATCCGGCACGGCATGTGTGGCTCACCGTGGAAAACGAGCACAACCAGGCCAGCTTGCTGGAGCAGCGGTTCGACGCCCAGTGGAACGACGACGGGCACAATGCCCTGCATGTCCTGCTGACCGGGGAAACCGATGCCTACTACGCCGACTTCGCCCACAACCCCACCGAGCAACTGGCCCGCTGCCTGAGCCAGGGGTTTGTCTACCAGGGCCACACCAACCGCCATGGCCAGACCCGTGGAGAGCCTAGCGGTCACCTGCCCCCCAGCGCGTTTGTGCTGTTCCTGCAGAATCATGACCAGATCGGCAATCGCGCCTTTGGCGAACGCCTGCACCAGTTGTGCCCGCCCCAAGCCCTGCACGCTGCCACGGTGCTGTTGTTATTGTCGCCGATGATTCCCCTGCTGTTCATGGGCGACGAAGTGGCCGCCGATCAACCCTTCCTGTTTTTTACCAGCCATCACGGCGACCTCGCGCAACTGGTGCGCGAAGGCCGGCGCAATGAGTTCGCCTGCTTCAAAGCCTTTGCCGACCCCCACAGTCGCGAGCGCATACCCGACCCCAATGCCCCACAGACCTTCGAAGACTCGCGGCCCAACCTCACCCCCGGGAACTACGGCATACGCCACAGCACCCAGGCCCTGTACCGGCAGTTGCTGCTGATTCGCCACCGCGAAATCATCCCACGCCTGCCCGGCGCCCACGCCCTGGGTGTTTCGGTGCTCGGCGAAGGGGCGATCAGCGCGCGTTGGCAACTGGGGGACGGCAGCATGCTGCACATTGAGTTGAACCTCAGCGCCAACGCTGTTGCCCATATACCGCAAGCCCAGGCCCAACTGCTGTTCGAGTACCCGCCACAGGCGTGCACCCGATTACAGCAAGGTACCCTGGCTCCCTATTGCGCGCTGGTCAGCCTGACGGCAGCGGCATCCATGCTACCCCCCGCAGGAGAGCGCCAATGA
- the malQ gene encoding 4-alpha-glucanotransferase, with the protein MSDAQLEILASRAGLAVDWIDANGRAQKVAPAVLRAVLNGLGHPAGSAQEIDASLLQVQQSQARSQLPPLLTVDVGAGLDLARYFEPHTPCEIHLEDGAILNLKLDDEARLPGLIPVGYQEVSIAGRYFTLAVAPLHCHSVASAVDSDTPRAWGLSVQLYALRRPGDGGFGDTLALEELARVAGERGAEALAISPMHAMFSCDTQRFSPYSPSSRLFLNSLYAAPGEILGERALRMAIDATELADELAQLENQPLVDWPAAAQAKQKLYQALYEGFTRGDHPLHADFSSFRHSGGEALENHCRFEALQEACAARGESLDWRHWPEPWRNPRSPELAAFAEQHAARIGFYAFCQWLIARCLQRAQNVARSSGMGIGLIADLAVGADGGGSQAWSRQDELLASLTVGAPPDILNRAGQGWGISAFSPEGLVRNGFRAFIEMLRANFAHAGGLRIDHVMGLQRLWVIPLGAPPCDGAYLYYPVDDLLRLLTLESHRHQAIVLGEDLGTVPDGLRDKLIARSILGMRVLLFEQDHSTRFRPILDWPDNALATTSTHDLPTLNGWWHGRDIEWNARLGLVTSDDESHWRAHRQRERDSLRSALSQDPQNFREEQHETDQVLDASVRFLGHTRAPLVLLPLEDALGLDEQANLPGTVDTHPNWRRRLPGESRQLLDDADAARRLEMLACARLQASERDR; encoded by the coding sequence ATGAGCGATGCGCAACTGGAAATTCTCGCCAGCCGGGCCGGCCTGGCCGTGGATTGGATCGACGCCAATGGGCGTGCGCAAAAAGTTGCCCCGGCAGTCCTGCGCGCGGTCCTCAACGGCCTCGGCCACCCGGCCGGCAGCGCCCAGGAAATCGACGCCAGCCTGTTGCAGGTACAGCAGAGCCAGGCGCGCAGCCAGTTGCCACCGCTGTTGACCGTGGATGTCGGTGCCGGGCTTGACCTGGCCCGCTACTTCGAACCGCACACGCCCTGCGAGATTCATCTGGAAGACGGCGCCATCCTCAATCTGAAACTCGACGACGAGGCGCGATTGCCGGGGCTGATCCCGGTGGGTTACCAGGAAGTCAGCATTGCCGGTCGCTACTTCACCCTGGCCGTGGCGCCCCTGCACTGCCACAGCGTCGCCTCGGCCGTGGACAGCGACACCCCGCGGGCCTGGGGCCTGAGCGTGCAGCTGTACGCCTTGCGCCGCCCGGGCGACGGCGGTTTTGGTGACACCCTGGCCCTTGAAGAGCTGGCCCGGGTTGCCGGTGAACGCGGCGCCGAAGCGCTAGCGATCAGCCCGATGCACGCAATGTTCAGCTGCGACACCCAGCGTTTCAGTCCCTATTCACCGTCCAGCCGGCTGTTCCTCAATAGCCTGTACGCCGCTCCCGGCGAGATCCTTGGCGAACGCGCCCTGCGCATGGCCATCGACGCCACGGAGTTGGCCGACGAACTCGCCCAGCTGGAAAACCAGCCCTTGGTGGACTGGCCCGCTGCCGCCCAGGCCAAACAGAAACTCTACCAGGCCCTGTATGAAGGGTTTACCCGAGGCGATCACCCGTTGCACGCCGACTTCAGCAGCTTTCGCCACAGCGGTGGCGAAGCCCTGGAAAACCACTGCCGTTTCGAAGCCCTGCAAGAAGCCTGCGCTGCCCGTGGCGAAAGCCTGGACTGGCGCCACTGGCCCGAGCCCTGGCGCAATCCGCGCAGCCCGGAGCTGGCCGCGTTTGCCGAGCAGCATGCCGCACGCATCGGTTTCTACGCGTTTTGCCAATGGCTGATCGCCCGCTGCCTGCAGCGTGCGCAAAACGTCGCTCGCAGTAGCGGCATGGGCATCGGCCTGATTGCTGACCTGGCGGTCGGAGCGGACGGCGGGGGCAGCCAGGCCTGGAGTCGCCAGGACGAACTGCTGGCTTCGCTCACCGTCGGCGCGCCCCCAGACATTCTCAACCGCGCCGGCCAGGGCTGGGGCATCTCCGCGTTTTCACCCGAAGGCCTGGTGCGCAACGGTTTTCGCGCCTTCATCGAAATGCTCCGGGCCAACTTTGCCCACGCCGGCGGTTTGCGCATCGACCACGTGATGGGCCTGCAACGGCTGTGGGTCATCCCCCTCGGCGCGCCGCCCTGTGACGGCGCCTACTTGTATTACCCGGTAGACGACCTGCTGCGCCTGCTGACGCTGGAGTCGCACCGGCACCAGGCGATCGTCCTCGGCGAAGACCTCGGCACCGTGCCCGATGGCCTGCGCGACAAACTCATCGCCCGCTCGATTCTGGGCATGCGCGTATTGCTGTTCGAACAGGATCACAGCACACGCTTTCGGCCGATTCTCGACTGGCCCGATAACGCGCTGGCCACCACCAGCACCCACGACCTGCCCACGCTCAACGGCTGGTGGCACGGCCGTGATATCGAATGGAACGCTCGCCTGGGGCTTGTGACCAGCGACGACGAAAGCCATTGGCGCGCCCACCGCCAGCGCGAGCGTGACAGCCTGCGCAGCGCCCTGAGCCAGGACCCGCAGAACTTTCGCGAAGAGCAGCACGAGACCGACCAGGTGCTCGATGCCAGCGTGCGTTTTCTCGGGCATACCCGGGCGCCACTGGTGTTGCTGCCGCTGGAAGATGCCCTGGGCCTGGACGAACAGGCCAATCTGCCGGGCACCGTCGACACCCACCCAAACTGGCGCCGGCGCTTGCCTGGCGAGAGCAGACAACTGCTGGACGATGCCGACGCCGCGCGACGCCTGGAAATGCTCGCCTGCGCACGCCTGCAAGCCAGCGAGCGTGATCGATGA